The genomic DNA CACCCCTGCTCCTTGCTCCTGGGCGCACGGTCGCCCAAAACGGAAAACTCCCCTCAAACACGGCTTCGTGTTCGGTGGGAGGCAGGCGGCGTACCCTGTTCAGGGCATACATGCAGGATAGCACGCCGCGGCCCGCGCGGGGCGTGAAGCGGGCGGCAGACAGCGCTGCCCGGCCCGCCTACCCTGGGGAACGAAGCTCCGTCCGCGCCCCGTCCGCACCTGGAGGTTGCCCGCCATGATCCGCCCCATGCAGTCCACCGACGCCGCCGACCTGCTGGCCCTGCTGCACTGGATGGACGATGCCCCGGAACGCGAGGTGTTCGCCCCGGACGCCCGCGATCCGGCCGAACTGCTGCTTGAATGCGAGGACAGCCGCTGCCTGGTCATGGAGGACGACGCCGGCGAGGGGGTACGCGCGTACTGCGCCCTGTCGCCGTTCCGGGACGGCCTGGTGCTCGAAGGGCCGATCGGGGACGGCGGCCATCTGCGCGCCCTGGTGGGCCGGGCGGTGGACGGTGCCCAGGGACTGCCGGTGTACGCGTTCTGTGCCCGCGACAACCAGGACGTGCGCGACGCGCTGGAAGCGGCAGGGTTCGCGCCCATGCACACCACGGACTTCTACAGCGCGCCGCTGCCGGACCTGTCCCGCCGGGCCGCGCTGCCGGACGGGCACACGCTGCGCCGCACGCTGCCCATCGCGGAGTACCGCGCGCTGTACCGCGCCTCGGAGGACACCTGGGCCAACCGTCTGGACTGGACGCCCGAAGAGTACGACGCTCACTTCGGCCGGGACGACGTGCGCCTGCTGGCCCTGATGCGCGGCTCGCACGCGGTCGGCTTCGCGGAACTGGAGTTCAACCCGGACGCCGCCCGCGCCGACGTGACGTACCTCGCCGTGCACCCCGCCGAGCGCGGCCAGCGCTACGGGCAGCACCTGCTGGCCCTGGCGGCGGCCGAGGCACAGACGCACCCGGAACTGCGGACGCTGCGGGTGCGCGCCCACGACCACATGCGGCCCGCCCGTGCCCTGTACACCCACGCGGGCCTCACCCACTGCCGCGCGGTGGTCACGTACCTGCGCGACGGTGACGAGGACGTCTGAACGCAGGCCCCACTGAAGTCCGTCGTGGCCCTCGACCCGCAGGAGGGGAGTCCGGATGGGGTTCGTCCATCGCCTCCCGCTCATCTCGGCGTCAGACCTTCTCCGGTCTGGAGCCATCCGACTGCTCCAGATGATCCGCGGGCTGGTGGCAAAAACACCTCTGGCCCGGTCGGACGTGGCGTCACCGTGGGCGGACGCTCCTCGACACGACCGCCCCGCACACAAACGCGCGCCGCAGGGCGCAGTAGCCTCGGCGTCTATGGGCAAGAAAGACCGGAATGCGCCGCGCACCGCGTATGTCACCCTGCGCGACATGCCCGGCACCCGCGTGATGTTCTGGGTGGTGGACGAGTGCCCGTACTGCGGCGAGCGCCACCTCCACCTCGCCGGCAATCTGCGTGACGCCGACCCGGCCGACACGCTGGTCGAGGTTGCAGCCCCCTGCGCGCCTGAACGCCGCTACGAGCTGACCCTGCCGCCCCGCCCGAAACGCAAGGTTGCCAAGGACGAGCGCCGCAAGGCCCGCCGCGCTGCCCGCGCCGATACCCTCACCGACGACTGGGACGACGAGCCGTAGAAGCGGGCCGCCGTCAGTGCATCGGCATGTCGTGCGAGTCGCTGCCCATGTCCATGCCGGGCATCTGATCCGCACCGCCCGGCGTGGGCAGGGGAGACGCCCCACGCTGCTTCAGCAGGCTGTCCATCACGCGGATCTCGGCGGACTGCGTGGCATTGATCTGCCGGGCCAGCGCCTGCACCTCCGGCCGGGCCGGCTGGTCGAGCACCGGCCGCACCATCGCCAGCGCGCCCTGGTGGTGGCGGCGCATCAGCTGTAGGAACGTCACCTCGGCCCTCGCCTCCGGCAGGGTGTCCAGGGACGCCACCTCGGTCGGGGTGGCCATGCCCATCATGCGGGCGTGCTCGGCGTCCATGCCCGCCCCCGCCCACGGACGGTTCCACAGCGTCAACCACCCGCGCATCTGCCCGATCTGCTCCTGCTGCGACAGGATGATGTCCAGTGCCAGAGAGCGCAGCGTGCGGTCACGGCTGCGGTCGCGGATGCGGGTCGCCATGTCCACCGCCTGCGCGTGGTGCTGGATCATGCCGCGCACGAACGTCACCTCGCGGCTGGTCTCAGCGGGCGCCGAACGGCCGGGCGCGAACAGCGCGAAGGCGGCCAGGCCCGCTAGGAGCAGCAGGAGCAGCAGCGCGGGCCAGCGGGGACGGGGCGTCACGCGCCGGAGTATAGGGGGCGCTGTGGCCCGTACACTGGGCGCGGCATGAGGACATTCCAGGTCTCCCGTCTCTCCGGACTGCTGGAGGGCGCCGCCATCGGCGCAGCTCTGGGCGTCCTCGCCGCGTTCCTGGGCGAAGTGCGGGCCAGCGTGCCGGTGCTCCTGCTCCTGCTCGTCGTGTGTACGGTCGCTGGCGCATTTGGGTGGCCGCGCCGGGTGCTGCGCTGGGGCGCGGGCGCGGTGGCCGCGCTTCTCGCGGTGTGTGTGCTGACTCCGGTGCTGCGCGCGCCGCTGGCTGCCCTCACTCTGGCTCAGCCGCCCGGAAAAGCCGACCTGATCGTGGTGCTGGGCGGCGGCGTACAGTGCGTCTCGGGTGTGCTGGAGGCGTCCAGCGCCACGCGGCTGCTCCGGGGGCTGGAACTGTGGCGGGCCGGCTACGCGCCGGTCGTGACCGTCTCGGAACAGTCCGGCATCATCGGCCCGGCCGACTGCCCCAAGATGAGCACCCTGGAACGCGCGCAGATCGCGGCCCTGTACCCGCAGGGCGGCCCCGACGTCCTCACGCTGGCGCACGTCACCACCACCAAGGACGAAGCGGCGCGCGTCCGCGCTTACGCCCAGCAGCGCGGCTGGACGCGCATCCTGCTCGTCACCACGCCCAGCCACTCGCGCCGCGCCGCCGCGCTGTTCCGCGCGAACGGCCTGAACGTCGTGTCGGTGCCGGCGCGCGAAATCCGGTTCGACGACACGCTTCCCACGCCGCTGGACCGGCTGTGGGCGGTGCGGGTTCTGGCGTATGAGGGGACGTCGCGCGTCAAGAACTGGCTTGGCGGCACGCCGGAACGCTGAGGTTGGTAGTTCAGGTGCTGGCAGGGGTGGCGGCGCGGGGAAGATGGACTGGTTGTGAGGGTGGACGCCTGCGGCGGGCTTCCCCACCCCCCGGCCCCCTCCCCCGGAGGGGCAGGGGGAGAGCGCTGCGCTGGGCAGGTGGTCGCCACGTCGTTCAAGCTGGCCTGACACGGGGTCTCGTTAGCGAGGGGCCGCGTTCCTGCCTCATGCGTTGTCGCCGTCACCGCCCGCGCGCTTCGCGCACGACGGCTTTCAGTCAGTTGCAGGGTGGGAGCTTCGGTTTTAGCTGCTCCCCTTGTGGGGGACTCGCAGAGGCTGGTAGGCGGTTGCAAGCCATGCTCGCCTGTTCACCGTGCACAACCAAGCGGCGAGCTGAGATGGACGAGGAATGATCGATCTCACCCTCCCAGTCAGCGACTCCGTTCTCATGCCGGTTCCGCCCTCTGGAAGATCCTGCGGCTTTGTCGCCCCTCCCCGCACGTCCGCACACTTTCATTCACTTCCGTCACCTACACTGGCGGATTGATGAGCGCCGCCGAGTCCACCTCCACTCCCACCATTTCTGTCGTCGGGGCCGGTCTGGCCGGTTCCGAGGCTGCGCTGGCCGCTGCCCGGCTGGGCGTGCGCGTCCGGCTGCACGAGATGCGCCCCGTGAAGATGACGCCCGCGCACCG from Deinococcus metalli includes the following:
- a CDS encoding DUF305 domain-containing protein, which produces MTPRPRWPALLLLLLLAGLAAFALFAPGRSAPAETSREVTFVRGMIQHHAQAVDMATRIRDRSRDRTLRSLALDIILSQQEQIGQMRGWLTLWNRPWAGAGMDAEHARMMGMATPTEVASLDTLPEARAEVTFLQLMRRHHQGALAMVRPVLDQPARPEVQALARQINATQSAEIRVMDSLLKQRGASPLPTPGGADQMPGMDMGSDSHDMPMH
- a CDS encoding GNAT family N-acetyltransferase: MIRPMQSTDAADLLALLHWMDDAPEREVFAPDARDPAELLLECEDSRCLVMEDDAGEGVRAYCALSPFRDGLVLEGPIGDGGHLRALVGRAVDGAQGLPVYAFCARDNQDVRDALEAAGFAPMHTTDFYSAPLPDLSRRAALPDGHTLRRTLPIAEYRALYRASEDTWANRLDWTPEEYDAHFGRDDVRLLALMRGSHAVGFAELEFNPDAARADVTYLAVHPAERGQRYGQHLLALAAAEAQTHPELRTLRVRAHDHMRPARALYTHAGLTHCRAVVTYLRDGDEDV
- a CDS encoding YdcF family protein: MRTFQVSRLSGLLEGAAIGAALGVLAAFLGEVRASVPVLLLLLVVCTVAGAFGWPRRVLRWGAGAVAALLAVCVLTPVLRAPLAALTLAQPPGKADLIVVLGGGVQCVSGVLEASSATRLLRGLELWRAGYAPVVTVSEQSGIIGPADCPKMSTLERAQIAALYPQGGPDVLTLAHVTTTKDEAARVRAYAQQRGWTRILLVTTPSHSRRAAALFRANGLNVVSVPAREIRFDDTLPTPLDRLWAVRVLAYEGTSRVKNWLGGTPER